GGGATTCGTTCTCAACGGAATCGGGATCGGCATTACGCTTCCGGCAATTAACCTATTGGTTTTGGAGATGAATCTTCACCGGACGGCATCGGCACTTAGCCTGCTCAACTTTTATTGGGGAGCAGGTGCCATCGCTGCGAAACCATTCGTCGACCTGACCTCGGACGCATCCAACGGACTACTTTTTACAACGCTCTGTCTTGCCGTCCCGCTCGCCACAAGTTCGGTCGCTATCTCACTCATACGGGCATCTCCTAGGCGAGAGAGCCGTCCGGTATCGGATGAGAACGAAACCTCGCACATCTGGGCGATGCCGCTTGCGTGGGCAATCGCTGCATTTCATTTCGTTCATGTCGGTTTCGAAAGCGGCATGGGCGGATGGATCACAACGTATTCCGAAAGGATCGCGGGTGTGCCTGTAACCTCCGTCGTTTCCCCCACGCTCCTGTACTTCCTGTTCTTCGTCGCGGGTCGGGCGGTTGGACCGATCTTGTTTCGCTATCTAAGTGAGAATCAGGCGATCGCTCTCGGACTTTCTCTTATATTAGTTGGCCTCGGGTTTGTATTGAACGCCGGTGATCTGAGCACATTGAACATTGGATCGGTGATCACCGGCATAGGAACGTCTTGGATCTTCCCAACCAACGTATCTCGGTTCTACAACTCATTTGGGCCTGAGGCTGCTCGGAAGGCTACGCCACTGTTCATATGTGGAACGATCGGAGCTACAGCGGTCACGTGGGGAATCGGAGCGGTCTCATCAATCTCGGGTGATCTGCGCTATGGAATGCTAATACTTGTCGCCGCGGCGGTCTCGTTGTTTGGTCTTCAGGTTGCGATTGTGGTGATCGCCAGCCGCCGAACGAAGAACTAGAATTCCAAGTTTTTCAAATATTCGCGGAACGGGCCGCCGAGGTCCTCTCGCTTTAGGGCGTATTCGACCGTTGCAATGAGAAAGCCGAGTTTGTCACCCGCATCATGGCGCGCGCCCACGAGCTTCACGGCATAAAATGGCCGTTCCTTGAGCAAAATGCGCATCGCATCGGTTATCTGTATCTCCCCGCCTGCACCGGGTTTCGTTCGCTCGATCGCATTGAAAATATCCGGAGTGAAAATGTATCGCCCGATGATCGCCAGATCGGAAGGCGCGTCTGCATAGGCCGGCTTTTCGACCATATCCTTGATCTTAAATACGCCGGGCTCGACCTCCTCCGCGTCTATTACACCAAACCTTGAAATTGCCTCGCC
This window of the Acidobacteriota bacterium genome carries:
- a CDS encoding MFS transporter → MSAKENLDEIKDETSRFASPILHIVFFLSGIGTVLIGQVLPYFERTFSLTDGQLALFFPAQFAGSVAGTLISGYFGRRTKLKQATALGAAAMAAGILMMNAGDLSVVLAGFVLNGIGIGITLPAINLLVLEMNLHRTASALSLLNFYWGAGAIAAKPFVDLTSDASNGLLFTTLCLAVPLATSSVAISLIRASPRRESRPVSDENETSHIWAMPLAWAIAAFHFVHVGFESGMGGWITTYSERIAGVPVTSVVSPTLLYFLFFVAGRAVGPILFRYLSENQAIALGLSLILVGLGFVLNAGDLSTLNIGSVITGIGTSWIFPTNVSRFYNSFGPEAARKATPLFICGTIGATAVTWGIGAVSSISGDLRYGMLILVAAAVSLFGLQVAIVVIASRRTKN